A section of the Humulus lupulus chromosome 2, drHumLupu1.1, whole genome shotgun sequence genome encodes:
- the LOC133818746 gene encoding uncharacterized protein LOC133818746 → MPKYLLPLTDHFPGRVTYRGNGYFKTIKDKFEELGLIERVKESPFKQFFTAEKLDFSASLMHQLMLRKIQCFKEDELHLHLGSRPCRFGRGEFALVTGLNFSSGPSETDLKKHLTSDRLIKEYFNDEETVKLMHLEAALKNCTVVEDAYKLGLCFFVEGVLLAREGKLNVWIDSLKMVEDTEYFFTYPWGKVSFNKLMDSCKKDMHHQKRNYEKKKEVKGKQKEAKYSLYGYVPALQYWAYEAIQQFAREYGINHGNQFPRMLSWSSNKERPISKADLAPMFKKTSLIVLSMLKPRPSEIDYYSALTEGDAPLYPGLGQEEEVETPTDFEKVAEIAAEVAKAANIFVDGPDDEDTPVPIDPTPSAPAPSVHPSPDQPDLREVLERLERVESRQDTILENQAVIMDAVNKILTFVQDLPNDSDSDSDSLDLPDDFVSHDIGTPPPIVLTANPETPGVAIIEPGDVAGVEFQLAKRKRRKPKKFEDYTDPTRKKARLDAIDDVPLVLDPLKKPLATQYRTVGKWLLGDIPNKTKRDVQSGVYGPSWFLTMKTPQFWIDDGHIDAAMHMLRRRRQFYPGAYRQDGVVMNIMFSQVVPARYDAYQNAKEADKKRFLWDSDVISMITGIDNQFLASWKGVDTVYWCQNYLQAHWFAVEASISTWTLNVYDSDVTVISDKQLQSFMKSWSTLFPSLLLQSQLFKDDPRLKIPPGAKRCKEFNVHRMPVDSVPQTKVSGDCGVYAIKHIEHLLGRLPLDTICDDNMELFRNKWTVDLWYQNVRH, encoded by the exons atgccgaagtatcttttacccttgacagatcactttcctggacgagtcacatataggggcaatggttactttaaaacaatcaaggacaagtttgaggagctcgggttgatagaaagggtgaaggaatccccatTCAAACAATTTTTCACGGCTGAGAAATTGGACTTCTCTGCATCTCTCATGCATCAATTAATGTTGCGCAAGATCCAGTGCTtcaaagaggatgagttgcatttacatttgggatctagaccctgCAGATTTGGTAGAGGCGAGTTTGCTTTGGTTACGGGGTTGAACTTTAGTTCCGGGCCATCtgagactgatttgaagaaacacttgactagtgaccgcttaatcaaggagtactttaatgatgaagaaacagtgaagttaatgcatttggaggctgctttaaaaaactgcactgtagttgaagatgcctacaagttgggcctatgtttctttgttgagggggttttacttgcacgagagggcaagttaaatgtctggatagattcgctgaagatggtggaggacactgagtacttctttacttacccatgggggaaggtgtcttttaacaagcttatggattcatgtaagaaagacatgcatcatcagaaaaggaactatgagaagaaaaaggaagttaaggggaaacagaaagaagcaaaatacagtttgtatggttatgtccctgcattgcagtattgggcatatgaagccatccagcagtttgcacgtgagtatggtattaaccatggaaaccagtttccgaggatgcttagttggtcgagcaataaggagcgtcctatttcgaaggccgaccttgcaccgatgttcaagaagacgagt ttgattgtgttgtccatgttgaagccccggccttcggagatagattattatagcgctctgacggagggtgatgctcccttgtatcccgggttgggccaagaagaagaggtagaaactcccactgattttgagaaggtggcggagatagctgctgaggttgcgaaggcagcaaatatttttgttgatggccctgatgatgaggataccccagtccccatcgaccccacaccctcggccccagccccatcggtacaccccagtcctgatcaacctgatttacgggaggtgttggagaggttggagcgagtcgagagtcgtcaggataccatcctagagaaccaggcggtcatcatggatgctgtcaataagatcttaacattcgtacaagatcttccaaatgattctgattctgattccgactcacttgacctcccagatgattttgtctcacatgacataggcactcctcccccgatagtactcacagcaaatcctgagaccccaggtgttgctattatagaacctggggatgttgctggtgtagagtttcaattggccaagaggaaaagacgcaaacctaagaaatttgaagactacaccGACCCAACCAGAAAGAAAGCTCGTTTGGATGCGATTGATGACGTGCCATTAGTCCTCGACCCTCTAAAGAAGCCACTTGCTACACAGTACAGAACGGTCggcaagtggttgcttggagatattccgaacaagacgaagagggatgtccaatctggtgtgtatggtccgagttggtttctgacgatgaagacaccacagttttggatcgatgatggg catattgatgcggccatGCATATGCTACGTAGGCGTCGACAGTTCTATCCCGGGGCGTATCGGCAAGATGGtgttgtgatgaatattatgttctcacaagtggtaccggcccgttatgatgcatatcagaatgccaaggaagcggataagaaaaggtttttgtgggattcagatgtgatatcaatgattacgggaattgacaatcaatttctggcatcgtggaagggagtagacactgtatattggtgccagaactaccttcaagcgcattggtttgcagttgaagcctccatttctacttggactctgaatgtttatgattcGGACGTGACCgtgataagtgataaacaactgcaatcttttatgaagtcatggtctactttgttcccatcgttgttattacagtcacaacttttcaaggacgaccctcggttgaagattccacctggagctaaaagatgcaaagagttcaatgtgcaccgcatgccagttgattcagtaccccaaaccaaagtcag tggagattgtggtgtgtacgccatcaagcacatcgaacacttattgggtaggctaccacttGACACGATTTGCGATGACAACATGGAGTTGTTCAGAAACAAATGGACAGTtgacttatggtatcagaatgttagacattga
- the LOC133814949 gene encoding uncharacterized protein LOC133814949, whose amino-acid sequence MSLESNRSSLPLPIFHGENYDFWSIKMRTYFRSQNLWKIIEEGVTIPEDITSLSEDQKKVMEDSQQKDSHALYCLQQAMADNLFPQIMGAATAKEAWDTLQEEFQGTIKVRTVRLQKLRRDFENLKMKDNETAKDYYSRIKEIVNQMGAYGEIISDKNIVQKILISCTEKYDSIVSVIEETKDLETLSPTELMGSLEAYENRRERHKESEAENAFQSKINPRSQKPNVDGKKTQEKQKENNDKYPPCGICKRKIHFGERLLV is encoded by the coding sequence ATGAGTTTGGAGTCCAACCGCTCTTCTCTACCTCTTCCAATTTTCCATGGAGAAAACTACGATTTTTGGTCCATCAAAATGAGGACCTATTTTCGATCACAAAATCTATGGAAAATTATTGAAGAGGGAGTCACTATTCCGGAAGACATTACATCTCTTTCGGAAGATCAAAAGAAGGTAATGGAGGATAGTCAACAAAAGGATTCTCATGCATTATActgcttgcagcaagctatggcagACAATCTTTTTCCACAGATTATGGGCGCAGCAACGGCAAAAGAAGCATGGGACACGCTGCAGGAGGAGTTCCAAGGAACAATTAAGGTACGCACTGTTAGACTACAAAAGCTTAGAagagattttgaaaatcttaaaaTGAAAGATAATGAGACTGCAAAAGATTACTATTCTAGAATTAAAGAAATAGTAAATCAAATGGGAGCCTACGGAGAAATAATTTCTGACAAGAATATAGTACAAAAGATACTAATTTCTTGTACAGAAAAATATGATTCAATAGTTTCTGTGATAGAGGAAACTAAAGATTTAGAAACTCTATCACCAACTGAACTAATGGGCTCTCTTGAAGCATATGAAAATAGACGAGAAAGGCATAAGGAAAGTGAAGCTGAAAATGCCTTTCAGTCTAAAATCAATCCACGGTCTCAAAAACCAAATGTTGATGGGAAAAAGAcacaagaaaaacaaaaagaaaataatgaCAAGTATCCTCCATGTGGCATTTGTAAAAGAAAAATTCACTTTGGAGAAAGACTGCTGGTTTAA
- the LOC133818745 gene encoding uncharacterized protein LOC133818745 isoform X1, giving the protein MDPPPEPVSYICGDCGMENTLKPGDVIQCRECGYRILYKKRTRRRIANYSQCITLLYHVSMTVKLSSTRHAEEEEMRLNYKSNHVLFPTIYA; this is encoded by the exons ATGGATCCTCCACCCGAACCAGTCAGCTATATATGTGGTG ATTGTGGAATGGAGAATACTCTGAAGCCAGGTGATGTGATACAGTGCCGTGAGTGTGGCTACCGTATCTTGTACAAGAAACGCACTCGTCGCA GGATCGCCAATTATAGCCAGTGTATAACACTTCTGTACCACGTGAGCATGACCGTTAAG TTGTCCAGTACGAGGCACGCTGAAGAAGAAGAGATGCGGCTGAACTACAAATCAAATCACGTCCTGTTTCCGACTATCTATGCATAG
- the LOC133818745 gene encoding DNA-directed RNA polymerases II, IV and V subunit 12 isoform X2, which produces MDPPPEPVSYICGDCGMENTLKPGDVIQCRECGYRILYKKRTRRIVQYEAR; this is translated from the exons ATGGATCCTCCACCCGAACCAGTCAGCTATATATGTGGTG ATTGTGGAATGGAGAATACTCTGAAGCCAGGTGATGTGATACAGTGCCGTGAGTGTGGCTACCGTATCTTGTACAAGAAACGCACTCGTCGCA TTGTCCAGTACGAGGCACGCTGA